One window of Drosophila bipectinata strain 14024-0381.07 chromosome 4, DbipHiC1v2, whole genome shotgun sequence genomic DNA carries:
- the LOC138926911 gene encoding uncharacterized protein encodes MSDEEEDILEGYTSEESDLARALSGIGIEEDSLLSSETEAEVTVVENLMKRGPLRVSSVYFSHDQALPPHPLLKQLVEDSRKHKIDLIIGCDANAHHHQWGSTDTSKRANWELYRKKLESSLGKPPTRDVDSREVLDAMVDTLTAACARAFNKACPKSRSGNNKSKKPSWWSQTLAPFKTKARKAFNFASKINSETAWETYKANLRQYNKELGKAKRNSWTKFCTNIQQTSEAFRLRKVLATTAPNVGYIKTSKGKWTRSSKEILEALTEAHLPGCSLEETTLETRRQGTAPPSVTNSNTY; translated from the exons atgtcggatgaaGAGGAGGACATCttggaagggtacacctcggaggagagcgacttggcaagggcacttagtggaatcggaatcgaggaggactctctgctgagctccgagacggaggcagaagttactgtggtggagaatt TAATGAAGCGAGGTCCTCTAAGGGTGTCTTCGGTGTATTTTAGCCACGACCAGGCCCTCCCACCTCACCCGctactcaaacagctggtagaagacagcaggaagcataagatcgacctgatcataggttgcgatgccaacgcccatcatcatcagtggggaagcactgacacgaGCAAGAGGG CAAACTGGGAGCTATACaggaaaaaactagaaagttccttggggaaacctccaacaagggacgttgacagtagggaagtcctggatgccatggtggacacgcttacggcagcgtgcgccagggcattcaataaagcttgtcccaaaagcagatcggggAATaacaagtcaaagaaaccatcatggtggtcgcaaacacttgcgccctttaagaccaaggcccgcaaggcctttaattttgccagcaagataaactcggagacagcctgggagacGTATAAAGCGAACCTTAGGCAATACAACAAAGAACTTGGTAAGGCAAAAAGGAATTCCTGgaccaagttctgcacgaacattcagcaaacatcagaggccttcCGACTccggaaggtcctcgcaacaactgcaccaaacgtaggatacattaaaacctcgaaAGGTAAATGGACAAGGTCCAGCAAAGAAATCCTAGAGGCTCTCACTGAGGCACATTTGCCGGGATGCTCTCTAGAAGAAACAACCCTGGAAACGCGGAGACAGGGGACAGCTCCTCCCTCCGTAACCAACTCGAATACCTATTGA